The Hahella sp. HNIBRBA332 genome window below encodes:
- a CDS encoding cytochrome c, giving the protein MRIFVTGLVLAMGMVGLAHAEGDPKAGQTKSAVCAACHGADGNSAVPNFPKLAGQGERYLIKQIHDIKSGDRAVPEMTGLTDNLSDQDIADIASYYASQPATVGSASEATLEKGESLYRAGNAAKGIPACSGCHSPNGTGNFPAGFPRLSGQHADYVAKQLQNFRSGDRSNDGETRIMRDIAANLSDAEIKALANYILGLH; this is encoded by the coding sequence ATGAGAATTTTCGTAACTGGTTTGGTGCTGGCGATGGGTATGGTTGGCCTGGCGCACGCTGAGGGAGACCCCAAGGCGGGACAGACCAAATCTGCAGTTTGCGCGGCCTGCCATGGTGCTGACGGTAATAGCGCCGTTCCCAACTTCCCCAAACTGGCGGGGCAGGGTGAAAGATATCTGATCAAACAGATTCACGATATCAAGTCCGGAGACCGCGCAGTGCCGGAAATGACTGGATTGACAGACAACTTGTCGGACCAGGATATCGCCGATATCGCCTCGTATTACGCCAGTCAACCTGCAACGGTAGGCTCAGCGAGTGAGGCGACTTTAGAGAAGGGCGAGTCGCTTTATCGCGCCGGTAATGCCGCCAAGGGCATCCCTGCTTGTTCTGGTTGTCACTCGCCCAATGGCACAGGCAACTTTCCAGCAGGATTTCCTCGTTTAAGCGGTCAGCATGCTGATTATGTCGCCAAACAATTACAGAACTTCCGCTCAGGTGATCGCTCCAATGATGGTGAGACCCGCATTATGCGCGACATCGCCGCTAATTTGAGCGATGCTGAGATCAAAGCGTTGGCTAACTACATTTTGGGCTTGCATTAA
- the yihA gene encoding ribosome biogenesis GTP-binding protein YihA/YsxC: MTQTTKRPVSYQSARFLMSAEQLQQCPPDMGVEVAFAGRSNAGKSSALNAITQNGKLAKTSKTPGRTQLINFFTLNSEGCRLVDLPGYGYAKVPKAMLEKWRSNLQRYLEHRLTLNALILVMDIRHPLSPFDCSMLDWCEARELPTLVLLTKADKLKFGPAKSALQEVRKELKKKWKFPIEAQLFSSVSKVGVEEAHAFMDRFFIPPDAAASEAEESVEPQA, from the coding sequence ATGACCCAAACCACCAAACGCCCCGTCTCATATCAAAGCGCCCGCTTCCTTATGAGCGCAGAACAGTTGCAGCAGTGTCCGCCTGACATGGGCGTAGAGGTCGCCTTCGCCGGACGCTCCAATGCAGGAAAATCCAGCGCCCTGAACGCGATCACCCAAAATGGGAAACTGGCGAAAACCTCCAAGACGCCTGGCCGCACTCAACTTATCAACTTCTTTACCCTGAATAGCGAAGGCTGCCGACTGGTCGACCTTCCGGGCTATGGCTACGCCAAAGTGCCGAAAGCCATGCTCGAAAAATGGCGGAGCAATTTGCAGCGCTATTTAGAACACAGATTGACGCTGAACGCTTTGATCCTGGTCATGGATATCCGTCATCCTCTCAGCCCCTTTGACTGCAGCATGCTCGACTGGTGCGAAGCCCGCGAGCTACCGACGCTGGTATTGCTGACCAAAGCCGACAAGTTGAAGTTCGGGCCCGCCAAAAGCGCGCTGCAAGAGGTAAGAAAGGAGCTGAAGAAGAAATGGAAATTCCCTATCGAAGCACAGCTCTTTTCCTCCGTCAGCAAAGTGGGAGTTGAAGAAGCGCACGCTTTTATGGACCGCTTCTTTATTCCCCCTGACGCCGCCGCTTCAGAAGCTGAGGAATCGGTAGAACCCCAGGCGTAG
- a CDS encoding TetR/AcrR family transcriptional regulator: MNTREKIILASLDLFNERGERNVTTNHIASHLSISPGNLYYHFRNKTDIIYEIFLQYQLLVDHYLQAPEGRPLTVEDQFDYLESVFDGLWSYRFFHRDLEHYLESDERLKADYRKFTQRCIGSVVNIIYGMELSGILRPVSDHLRRSLALNVWLVVTNWMSFLKTAAGEESALIRKDTLKHGIYQVICLEAPYLQPAFYDEVTGLQQNYSPSVLNDLGL, from the coding sequence ATGAACACTAGAGAGAAAATAATTTTAGCCAGTCTGGATTTATTTAATGAGCGTGGAGAACGCAACGTCACTACCAATCATATCGCCTCTCACTTAAGTATCTCGCCAGGCAATCTCTATTATCACTTTCGCAATAAAACGGACATCATTTACGAGATTTTTTTACAGTACCAATTGCTGGTCGATCACTATCTGCAGGCCCCGGAAGGGCGACCGTTAACTGTTGAGGATCAATTTGATTACCTTGAATCCGTTTTTGATGGTTTATGGAGTTACCGTTTCTTTCATCGGGATCTGGAACATTATCTTGAATCGGATGAGCGCTTGAAGGCGGACTATCGCAAGTTCACGCAGCGCTGTATCGGCAGTGTGGTGAATATCATTTATGGAATGGAATTGTCAGGCATTTTAAGGCCGGTTTCCGATCACTTGCGTCGATCTCTGGCGTTAAACGTCTGGTTGGTGGTGACGAACTGGATGTCGTTTCTTAAAACCGCCGCAGGGGAAGAGAGTGCTTTGATCCGTAAAGACACTCTCAAGCATGGGATATACCAAGTCATTTGTCTGGAAGCGCCATACCTGCAACCGGCGTTCTACGATGAAGTCACTGGGTTGCAGCAGAACTATTCCCCCAGCGTACTCAATGATTTGGGTCTGTGA
- a CDS encoding coniferyl aldehyde dehydrogenase, whose product MAADVLTITTSKKEIQHLHRAFRAQKRAFDHDPNPSYEVRRDTLIRLKKALLNNQEALLDAINEDFSSRSRDETLLAEFMPAIQGINYTLKHLKSWMKPSRRQVGLLFFGSENSVHYQALGVVGVIVPWNYPLNLAVGPLITALAAGNRAMIKMSEYTPRTSQVFQDLMANTFSEDLVSVIVGEADVAAEFSRQPFDHLIFTGSTAVGRMVMRAAAENLTPVTLELGGKSPAVISKNLPISDAAERIAFGKAFNAGQTCIAPDYVLCPEDKVEPFIDAFREKFRKLYPSLKDNPDYTAIINDRQHKRLRGYLKDAEEKGATLIEMNPANEDFSRGARKLPLTLILNATPEMKVLQEEIFGPLLPIVPYHSIDDAIRYINNRPRPLALYYFGYKKSEQKHLLERTHAGGVCINDTLVHFAQDDLPFGGIGESGMGHYHGKEGFLNFSNAKAVHTKQRFHSGKIIFPPHGTLLHQLVYKLFLR is encoded by the coding sequence ATGGCGGCGGACGTTCTCACAATTACCACTAGCAAGAAAGAAATTCAGCACCTACATCGGGCGTTTCGTGCGCAAAAGCGTGCGTTTGACCATGACCCCAACCCAAGTTACGAGGTGCGGCGCGACACCTTGATTCGCTTGAAAAAAGCGTTGCTGAACAATCAAGAGGCGTTGCTTGACGCCATCAATGAAGACTTTTCCTCCCGCTCTCGCGACGAAACGCTTTTAGCGGAGTTTATGCCAGCCATACAGGGCATCAACTATACGCTGAAGCACCTGAAGTCCTGGATGAAACCTTCCCGCCGGCAAGTCGGCTTACTGTTTTTCGGTTCCGAAAACTCAGTCCATTACCAAGCATTGGGAGTCGTGGGCGTCATCGTTCCCTGGAATTACCCTCTTAACTTGGCGGTAGGCCCCCTGATAACCGCCTTGGCGGCAGGCAATCGGGCAATGATAAAAATGTCCGAGTATACGCCGCGAACCTCTCAGGTCTTTCAAGACTTGATGGCGAACACCTTCAGTGAGGACTTGGTTTCCGTGATAGTCGGCGAGGCCGATGTCGCCGCCGAGTTTTCCCGCCAACCATTTGATCACCTGATATTCACTGGCTCTACTGCAGTGGGGCGCATGGTCATGCGAGCAGCGGCGGAGAATCTTACCCCTGTAACGCTTGAACTGGGCGGGAAGTCTCCCGCGGTCATCTCGAAAAATCTTCCGATTAGCGACGCTGCGGAGCGTATCGCCTTTGGAAAAGCGTTTAACGCAGGCCAGACCTGTATCGCGCCAGATTATGTGCTGTGCCCCGAAGATAAGGTCGAGCCCTTTATAGACGCCTTCAGGGAAAAATTTCGCAAGCTGTATCCATCATTGAAGGACAATCCAGATTACACGGCGATAATCAATGATCGCCAGCACAAACGTCTGCGTGGTTATTTAAAGGATGCAGAGGAGAAAGGCGCCACCCTGATCGAAATGAACCCGGCCAACGAGGACTTCAGCCGCGGCGCCCGCAAGCTTCCGTTAACGCTGATTCTCAACGCAACGCCGGAGATGAAAGTGTTGCAGGAGGAAATATTCGGCCCGTTGCTGCCGATAGTTCCCTATCATTCCATCGACGACGCCATTCGTTACATTAATAACCGTCCTCGCCCCTTGGCGCTCTATTACTTTGGCTACAAGAAAAGCGAGCAAAAGCACCTTCTGGAGCGCACCCACGCAGGCGGCGTCTGCATCAACGATACGTTAGTGCACTTCGCCCAGGACGACCTGCCGTTTGGCGGCATCGGGGAGTCTGGTATGGGGCATTATCACGGCAAAGAAGGCTTTCTCAATTTCTCCAACGCCAAAGCCGTGCATACGAAGCAGCGCTTCCACAGCGGAAAAATTATCTTTCCCCCTCACGGCACGTTGCTGCATCAATTGGTATACAAGCTGTTCCTGCGCTAG
- the coaD gene encoding pantetheine-phosphate adenylyltransferase → MNTVIYPGTFDPITNGHKDLIARASRIFDKVVVAVAASPKKNPLFSLEERVDLVRQVVKPFSNVDVKGFSNLLADFVQQNQANIILRGLRAVSDFEYEFQLADMNRKLAPSVESLFLTPANHLSYISSTLIREIAALGGDVTEFVDPIVSKALQQQFALRK, encoded by the coding sequence ATGAATACCGTTATCTACCCAGGCACCTTTGACCCTATCACCAATGGTCATAAAGACTTGATCGCCCGCGCTTCGCGCATCTTCGATAAAGTAGTTGTGGCCGTCGCAGCCAGCCCGAAAAAGAATCCTCTGTTTTCACTGGAAGAGCGGGTGGATCTGGTGCGTCAGGTCGTCAAGCCGTTCTCCAATGTGGACGTAAAAGGCTTCAGCAACCTGTTAGCGGATTTTGTGCAACAAAACCAAGCCAATATCATTCTCCGCGGTCTACGCGCGGTGTCCGATTTTGAGTATGAGTTCCAGCTCGCCGACATGAACCGCAAGTTGGCCCCGAGTGTGGAAAGTCTCTTTCTTACCCCAGCCAACCACCTGTCCTACATCTCCTCTACGCTTATCAGAGAAATCGCTGCGCTGGGCGGCGATGTGACGGAGTTTGTAGATCCAATCGTCTCTAAAGCCTTGCAACAACAATTCGCATTGCGCAAGTGA
- a CDS encoding YfhL family 4Fe-4S dicluster ferredoxin, with protein sequence MALMITDDCINCDVCEPECPNEAISPGEEIYIIDPNKCTECVGHYDEPQCQQVCPVDCIPLDPNKVETEEELMTKYYKLTGNTPA encoded by the coding sequence ATGGCGCTAATGATTACGGACGACTGCATCAACTGTGATGTATGCGAGCCGGAATGCCCGAATGAAGCGATTTCTCCGGGCGAAGAAATATATATTATCGACCCCAATAAATGCACTGAGTGCGTCGGCCACTATGACGAACCACAGTGCCAGCAGGTATGCCCTGTCGACTGTATTCCTCTGGACCCCAACAAAGTGGAAACCGAAGAGGAACTGATGACGAAATATTACAAACTGACAGGCAACACGCCCGCCTGA
- a CDS encoding AI-2E family transporter, with the protein MSQQAGFTAGARFLITLAAFIIVVAGVKQAESIVSVFLLSAFFAILCTPPFVFLQSKGVPAWLSLILVLVGITCAQLLVVSVIASSLADFKENLDFYQERLQGVSGEFINWLNSMGIHISQEVVKNYFNPGSLLKTAANMLGGLGGVLSNAFLIVLTVIFMVFEATVLPNKLHRAFEGRMAFERLDLFLDNVKRHMSIKTIISLVTGLTVWIMLLGLGVDYALLWALLALLFNFIPNIGSIIAAIPAVLLALIQLGPGHAAIAGAGYVVINVVMGNIIEPKFMGRGLGLSTLVVFLSLVFWGWVLGPVGMLLSVPLTMMLKIALDSSEETRWMSILMGSEIEGD; encoded by the coding sequence ATGTCTCAGCAGGCAGGATTCACTGCAGGCGCGCGATTTTTGATTACCCTGGCGGCGTTCATCATTGTCGTTGCAGGGGTTAAGCAGGCGGAGTCCATCGTCTCGGTTTTTCTGCTTTCCGCCTTTTTCGCTATTTTGTGCACGCCTCCGTTTGTCTTTCTTCAATCCAAGGGCGTGCCGGCCTGGCTTTCGTTGATATTGGTGCTGGTCGGAATCACTTGTGCGCAGTTGCTGGTGGTGAGCGTCATCGCTTCGTCATTGGCGGACTTTAAGGAAAATCTGGATTTTTATCAGGAGCGCTTGCAAGGAGTGAGCGGAGAGTTCATCAACTGGCTGAACTCAATGGGGATTCATATCTCCCAGGAAGTCGTGAAGAATTACTTCAACCCTGGTTCATTGCTCAAAACGGCTGCGAACATGTTGGGCGGCCTGGGAGGCGTGCTGTCTAACGCCTTTCTCATTGTTCTGACCGTGATTTTTATGGTGTTTGAGGCTACGGTGCTGCCCAATAAGCTGCATCGCGCCTTTGAGGGGCGTATGGCTTTCGAGCGTCTGGATTTGTTTCTCGACAACGTAAAACGTCACATGTCGATAAAGACCATCATCAGTCTGGTGACGGGATTGACGGTTTGGATCATGTTGCTGGGGCTGGGCGTGGATTATGCGCTGCTATGGGCGTTGTTGGCGTTACTGTTCAATTTTATCCCTAATATTGGCTCCATTATCGCGGCGATTCCTGCTGTATTGCTGGCTCTGATCCAACTGGGACCGGGTCATGCGGCCATTGCTGGCGCGGGTTATGTGGTGATCAATGTAGTGATGGGAAATATTATCGAGCCCAAGTTCATGGGGCGTGGGCTTGGGCTGTCTACTCTGGTGGTGTTTCTTTCATTGGTATTCTGGGGGTGGGTGCTGGGTCCAGTGGGGATGTTGTTGTCCGTGCCGCTGACTATGATGTTGAAGATCGCGTTGGACTCCAGCGAAGAAACTCGCTGGATGTCTATTTTGATGGGATCTGAAATCGAGGGGGACTGA
- the ppk1 gene encoding polyphosphate kinase 1 produces MSSDSTTVAVNDVLEEEVDSSQVPVIDLNSSEYFFNRELSHLQFNARVLNQVLDTSHPLLMRLMFSCIFSSNMDEFFEIRVAGLKQQIKYGRETVGADGMSPAQTLQHIAEQAHKLVEQQYSELNDVMIPALEQENIFFLRRADWTPTQRDWVAQYFERELLPVINPIGLDPSHPFPRLVNKSLNFIVELDGKDAFGRETGMAIVPAPRSLPRLVRLPDEVCEGGDNLIFLSSVIHAHADDLFPGMTVKGMYQFRITRNADLVLEEDDMEDLAQALRGELLSRRFGDAVRLEVADNCPEELVQFLLQEFGLTETECYRVAGPVNLTRLLAVNDFVNRPDLQYPGFTPGLPKEMRHKENLFEVVAKQDILLLHPFQSFTPVIDLLRQAAKDPNVLAIRQTLYRSGSQSEIVAALVDAARRGKEVTAVIELRARFDEAENLELASRLQEAGVIVVYGVVGFKTHAKMILIVRREEGQLRRYVHLGTGNYHASNARLYTDYSLLTAENALCEDVHRIFLQLTGMGKALKIRKLFHAPFTLHDKLLGLISREAENAKAGKEAYILAKFNALTEPKVITALYEASQAGVRIDLLIRGICCLRPGVPGVSENIQVRSVVGRFLEHTRAFYFHNNGKYEVYASSADWMVRNLLNRVETCFPIERKELAERIKSELDAYLRDNSNAWLLQPDGSYERKAIEEGEERFNAQNFLLTHLASV; encoded by the coding sequence ATGAGTAGCGATTCGACAACGGTTGCCGTTAACGATGTGTTAGAAGAGGAGGTGGACTCCTCACAGGTCCCTGTCATAGACCTGAACAGTTCCGAGTATTTCTTCAACCGTGAGCTGAGCCATCTGCAGTTTAACGCCCGAGTGTTGAATCAAGTCTTGGATACATCCCACCCGCTGCTGATGAGGCTGATGTTTTCATGCATATTCAGCAGCAACATGGACGAGTTTTTCGAAATTCGGGTGGCGGGCCTTAAGCAACAGATCAAGTATGGACGGGAGACAGTCGGCGCCGACGGTATGTCGCCGGCGCAGACTTTACAGCACATCGCTGAACAGGCGCACAAACTGGTAGAACAGCAATACAGTGAGCTGAACGATGTGATGATTCCCGCTTTGGAGCAGGAAAACATCTTCTTTCTGCGCCGTGCGGACTGGACGCCGACCCAGCGGGATTGGGTGGCCCAGTATTTCGAGCGCGAACTGCTGCCGGTCATCAACCCTATCGGATTAGACCCCAGTCATCCCTTTCCCCGTCTGGTCAATAAGAGCCTGAACTTTATCGTTGAGCTGGATGGTAAAGATGCTTTCGGTCGTGAGACGGGTATGGCGATTGTCCCGGCTCCGCGTTCGTTGCCAAGGTTGGTGCGCCTGCCAGACGAAGTCTGCGAAGGCGGCGATAATCTCATTTTCCTGTCTTCCGTCATACACGCTCATGCCGACGACCTGTTCCCCGGGATGACGGTGAAGGGCATGTACCAGTTCCGTATTACTCGTAACGCGGATTTGGTGCTGGAAGAAGACGATATGGAAGACTTGGCGCAGGCATTGCGCGGGGAGCTTCTCAGCCGTCGTTTCGGCGATGCGGTGCGGTTGGAGGTGGCGGATAATTGCCCTGAAGAACTGGTGCAGTTTCTGTTGCAGGAGTTTGGTCTGACGGAGACGGAGTGTTATCGCGTCGCAGGTCCTGTAAACCTGACGCGTTTGCTTGCCGTAAACGACTTTGTTAACCGGCCTGATTTGCAATACCCTGGATTCACCCCGGGGTTGCCTAAAGAAATGAGGCATAAAGAAAATCTGTTTGAGGTCGTCGCCAAGCAGGATATTCTGCTGCTGCATCCATTTCAGAGCTTTACGCCGGTGATAGATCTCCTGCGTCAGGCCGCGAAGGACCCCAATGTGCTGGCCATTCGCCAGACGCTGTATCGCTCTGGCAGCCAGTCTGAAATTGTCGCTGCGTTGGTGGACGCCGCTCGTCGCGGTAAGGAAGTGACGGCGGTTATCGAGTTGCGCGCCCGCTTTGACGAGGCGGAAAACCTGGAGCTGGCGAGTCGATTGCAGGAGGCTGGCGTTATCGTCGTCTACGGCGTGGTGGGGTTTAAAACTCACGCCAAAATGATTCTGATCGTCCGGCGTGAGGAAGGCCAGCTTCGGCGCTATGTACACTTGGGCACCGGCAACTACCACGCCAGCAACGCCAGGCTCTATACGGACTACAGTCTGCTGACGGCGGAGAACGCCCTGTGTGAGGATGTGCACAGGATATTCCTGCAGCTGACCGGAATGGGTAAAGCGCTCAAAATCAGAAAGCTGTTTCATGCGCCGTTCACGTTGCATGACAAGTTACTGGGGCTGATCAGCCGCGAAGCGGAAAACGCAAAAGCGGGGAAGGAGGCGTATATTCTTGCCAAGTTCAATGCGCTGACCGAGCCTAAAGTCATCACCGCCTTGTATGAAGCGTCCCAGGCCGGGGTGCGCATTGACCTGCTTATCCGCGGCATTTGCTGCTTGCGCCCAGGGGTTCCCGGCGTGTCCGAAAATATACAGGTGCGTTCGGTTGTCGGACGTTTTCTGGAGCATACGCGCGCATTTTATTTCCATAATAACGGGAAATATGAAGTCTATGCTTCCAGTGCGGATTGGATGGTGCGTAATCTACTGAATCGGGTGGAGACCTGTTTTCCTATCGAGCGAAAAGAGCTGGCGGAGCGTATCAAAAGCGAGCTGGACGCCTATCTGCGGGATAACTCTAACGCCTGGCTTTTACAGCCGGATGGCTCCTATGAGCGCAAGGCGATAGAGGAGGGCGAAGAGCGCTTCAACGCCCAAAACTTTTTGCTTACTCACTTGGCTTCCGTCTAG
- the hemB gene encoding porphobilinogen synthase: MAFTPRQYPAVRMRRMRYDNFSRRLMRETTLTVDDLIYPMFVLPGQEKAQKIDSMPGIERVNVEDLLREAEELVGLGIPAIALFPVIPAEGKSENAAEAYNPEGLVPTAVRALKSRFPELGVITDVALDPYTTHGQDGLINDKGYVLNDETVEVLVKQGLTHAEAGADVVAPSDMMDGRIGELRGALEKQSYINTRILAYSAKYASAYYGPFRDAVGSAANLGKSDKYSYQMDPANSDEAMQEIALDLAEGADMIMVKPGMPYLDIVRRAKSEFQVPTFVYQVSGEYAMHMAAAQQGWLNETAVMMESLTCIKRAGSDGILTYFAKKAAQHLKQT, translated from the coding sequence GTGGCATTTACCCCCCGTCAATATCCGGCTGTGCGCATGAGACGCATGCGTTACGATAACTTTTCCCGTCGACTGATGCGCGAAACCACGCTGACCGTCGATGATCTGATATATCCGATGTTTGTTCTTCCCGGCCAGGAGAAAGCGCAGAAAATCGATTCTATGCCTGGGATTGAGCGGGTCAACGTCGAGGATTTGTTGCGCGAAGCGGAGGAACTGGTGGGGTTGGGGATCCCCGCTATCGCTTTGTTTCCTGTAATTCCCGCCGAGGGCAAAAGCGAGAACGCGGCGGAAGCCTATAATCCCGAGGGACTGGTCCCGACCGCAGTTCGGGCGCTTAAAAGCCGTTTTCCCGAATTGGGCGTAATCACCGACGTGGCCTTGGACCCTTACACTACGCATGGGCAGGATGGTCTGATTAACGATAAAGGTTACGTGCTCAACGATGAAACTGTAGAAGTGCTTGTCAAACAAGGTCTTACCCATGCTGAAGCTGGCGCGGACGTCGTAGCTCCCTCGGATATGATGGATGGCCGCATTGGTGAGTTGCGCGGCGCTTTGGAAAAACAAAGCTATATTAATACAAGGATACTCGCTTATTCGGCGAAGTATGCGTCCGCTTATTATGGGCCATTCCGCGACGCGGTCGGCTCAGCGGCCAATCTGGGGAAAAGCGATAAATACAGCTATCAGATGGACCCCGCTAACAGCGATGAGGCCATGCAGGAAATCGCGCTGGATTTGGCCGAAGGCGCTGACATGATCATGGTCAAGCCAGGTATGCCTTACCTCGATATAGTGCGTCGCGCCAAATCCGAATTTCAGGTGCCGACATTTGTATATCAGGTCAGCGGCGAATACGCCATGCATATGGCGGCGGCCCAGCAGGGCTGGTTGAACGAAACGGCGGTGATGATGGAGTCGCTGACGTGCATCAAACGCGCTGGCTCTGATGGGATTTTGACCTACTTCGCCAAGAAGGCGGCGCAACATTTAAAACAGACATAA
- a CDS encoding FAD-dependent oxidoreductase has protein sequence MKAKKLGLLLLLALLIGAFFLFDLNRYFSLEYFAEQREVISAYTTANPLTAAAIYFVVYVVVTGLSLPAAAVLTLIGGAIFGLFEGTLLVSFASVIGSTIAFLVSRLSLRDWVQDKFGDSLQAINAGVEREGAMYLFGLRLVPLFPFFVINLVMGLTPIKTRTFFWVSQLGMLPGTIVYVNAGTQLGQVQSASGILTPGLIASFVLLGIFPFIARRILDVLKARKALTGVDKPAHFDRNLVVIGAGAAGLVTSYIAAAVKAKVTLIEKHKMGGDCLNTGCVPSKALIRSAKIANYVERAAEFGVQTSNPTIDFAAVMERVQSVIKQVEPHDSVQRYTSLGVECLEGEATILDPYRVEVNGQILTTRNIVIATGARPFIPPIPGLDSAEYYTSDTIWSLRDKPERLLVIGGGPIGCELTQAFQRLGVRVTQLDMSPRLMPREDADVSAVVEERFRNEGVDLRLGYSAKAFKRDASGSSLLICEKDGEEIELAFDKVLLAVGRRANTSNLGLEKLQLKVNKDGTLQVNEYLQTEIPTIYAAGDVAGPYQFTHTAAHQAWYAAVNSLFGVLRKFRADYRVIPWATFTDPEVARVGLNEQDAIARNIPYEITRYGIDDLDRAIADSEAHGFIKVLTVPGKDKILGATIIGHHAGELITEYITAMKHGIGLNKILGVIHIYPTLSETNKYAAGEWKRAHAPQKALQWLEKWHRWRRKSDTEMNSALGQSNNEV, from the coding sequence ATGAAAGCGAAAAAACTAGGCTTGTTATTGCTGTTAGCGTTACTGATCGGCGCTTTTTTTCTGTTCGATCTTAACCGCTACTTCAGCCTTGAGTATTTTGCGGAGCAACGGGAGGTGATATCAGCCTACACCACGGCCAATCCATTAACCGCCGCCGCCATTTACTTTGTCGTCTATGTTGTGGTCACAGGCCTGTCTCTGCCCGCTGCGGCCGTGCTGACACTAATCGGCGGCGCTATTTTCGGATTGTTCGAAGGAACCTTGCTGGTGTCCTTCGCCAGCGTCATCGGCTCCACCATCGCCTTTTTGGTCTCACGCCTTTCTTTGCGCGACTGGGTGCAGGATAAGTTTGGCGACTCCCTGCAAGCCATTAACGCGGGTGTGGAACGTGAGGGAGCGATGTACTTGTTCGGGCTCAGGCTAGTGCCGTTGTTTCCGTTTTTCGTCATTAACCTCGTTATGGGCCTGACGCCAATTAAAACCCGTACTTTCTTCTGGGTCAGTCAGTTAGGCATGCTCCCCGGCACCATTGTATACGTCAACGCCGGCACCCAACTCGGACAGGTGCAGTCCGCTTCGGGCATTTTGACTCCCGGACTGATTGCCTCTTTCGTACTGCTGGGAATATTTCCTTTTATCGCCCGACGCATCCTGGATGTGCTGAAAGCGCGTAAAGCCCTGACGGGGGTGGATAAGCCGGCTCATTTTGATCGTAACCTGGTGGTAATTGGCGCCGGCGCCGCGGGGTTGGTGACGTCTTACATCGCCGCAGCGGTAAAAGCCAAAGTCACCCTTATAGAAAAGCACAAAATGGGCGGAGACTGCCTGAACACGGGATGTGTGCCCAGCAAAGCGTTAATCCGGTCAGCAAAGATCGCCAATTATGTCGAACGCGCTGCAGAGTTTGGCGTACAGACCAGCAACCCCACTATAGACTTCGCCGCCGTCATGGAGCGCGTACAGTCTGTGATCAAACAGGTTGAGCCTCACGACTCCGTGCAACGCTACACCAGCCTGGGCGTTGAGTGCCTCGAAGGTGAGGCGACTATTCTCGACCCTTATCGGGTAGAGGTGAACGGCCAGATTTTAACTACTCGCAATATCGTCATTGCAACCGGCGCACGCCCTTTTATCCCACCGATTCCTGGCCTGGATTCAGCGGAGTATTACACCTCCGACACCATCTGGAGCCTGCGCGACAAGCCTGAGCGTTTACTGGTCATCGGCGGCGGCCCTATTGGCTGCGAGCTTACCCAAGCGTTTCAGCGCCTCGGCGTCAGGGTCACGCAGTTAGACATGTCCCCCCGACTAATGCCGAGAGAAGATGCGGATGTATCCGCCGTGGTGGAGGAGCGTTTTCGTAACGAGGGCGTTGACCTGCGCTTGGGCTATAGCGCAAAAGCATTCAAACGAGACGCCTCTGGAAGCAGCCTGCTGATCTGTGAAAAAGACGGGGAAGAAATAGAACTCGCCTTCGATAAAGTGCTGCTGGCGGTCGGGCGCAGAGCCAACACCAGCAATCTGGGGCTGGAAAAACTGCAGTTAAAAGTCAACAAAGACGGAACACTACAAGTAAATGAGTACTTACAGACAGAAATACCGACTATCTATGCTGCAGGCGATGTCGCAGGCCCCTACCAATTTACGCACACCGCCGCCCATCAAGCCTGGTATGCGGCGGTAAACAGCCTGTTTGGGGTATTGCGTAAATTCAGGGCGGACTACCGGGTTATTCCCTGGGCGACTTTTACCGACCCTGAAGTGGCGCGTGTCGGATTGAATGAACAGGACGCTATCGCTCGTAATATTCCTTACGAAATCACCCGTTATGGCATTGACGACCTGGACCGCGCCATCGCCGACAGCGAAGCGCATGGATTTATAAAGGTGCTGACTGTTCCCGGAAAAGACAAAATCCTCGGCGCCACTATCATCGGCCACCACGCAGGCGAGCTGATAACAGAGTACATCACTGCAATGAAACACGGCATTGGCCTCAACAAAATCTTGGGAGTGATCCACATCTACCCAACCTTGTCAGAAACCAACAAGTACGCCGCCGGAGAATGGAAGCGCGCGCATGCGCCGCAGAAAGCGCTGCAATGGCTGGAAAAATGGCATCGCTGGCGTCGCAAAAGCGATACAGAGATGAACTCTGCATTAGGGCAAAGCAACAACGAAGTTTAG